From the genome of Acidiferrobacteraceae bacterium:
TAACGGGCATGCGGCCTTTGAGGGCAAGCTGCAATCGCGAGCGCCAGTGACCAAAGTTGGGAAAGGTGACGATGCCCTCGGTGCCCACGCGCATCATCTCCTGAAGGACGAGGTCCGGGCGGCGCATGGCCTGCAGGGTCAGGGACAGGACGACGAAATCGAATGAGTCCTCATCGAATTCGGGCAGGCCTTCGTTCAGATCCATATGGATGACGTTGATCCCGTTGCGGATGCTTTGGGTGATGTCCTCGTCATCGATCTCGATACCATAGCCGGAGACCTTCTTGGTTCGCTGAAGGTATCCAAGCAGGGTGCCGTCGCCGCACCCCAGGTCAAGCACGCGGCTGCCGTCGCGTATCCAGTCGGCGATGATGGCGAAGTCCGGCCGGGCCAGTTGATCGGTCATGTGCCAACCTCCCGGGCGACCCGGTCCATGTATGCATCCATGACGTCGAGGTAGTGAGGAATCTTCATGAGAAAGGCGTCATGCCCATGGGTTGCCTTGATTTCGGCATAGCTGACATTGAGATCGTTGTCGTGCAGGGCGCGCACGATCTCGCGCGAGCGCGAAGGGGCGAAGCGCCAGTCGCTGGTGAAGGAGACGACGAAGAAGTCCGCTGTCGCCTGCGCCATCGCCTTTGTCAGATTCCCGCCAAAGTCCGCCGCCGGGTCGAAGTAGTCCAGTGCCTTGGTCATGAGCAGATAGGTGTTGGCGTCAAAGCGGCCGACGAAACTGTCTGCCTGGTAGCGCAGATAGCTCTCCACCTGAAACTCGACATCGAAGTCGAAATCGATCTTTCCGTCACGCAGGTCGCGACCAAACTTCTCGCGCATGATGTCGTCGGACAGGTACGTGATATGTCCCAACATGCGGGCGATGCGCAGTCCGCGCACCGGTTCGGTGTTGTAGTCGTAGAAGCGGCCGTCGTGGAACTCGGGATCGGTGCGGATCGCCTGCCGCGCCACTTCGTTGAAAGCGATGTTCTGGGCCGTCAACTTGGGCGCCGCCGCGATCACCACCGCGTGTCGCAGCCGGTCGGGAAAGTCGATGGACCATTGCAGTACCTGCATACCGCCGAGGCTGCCGCCGATGACCGCGGCCCAGCGTTCGATTCCCAGGGAATCGCTGAGCCGGACCTGGCTGCGAACCCAGTCCTTGACGGTGACGATAGGGAACGAGGGCCCGAAGGGTTTTCCGGTGGCGGGATCGGTGCTGGACGGCCCGGTGCTGCCGTGGCAGCCACCGAGATTGTTCACTCCGACAACGAACAAGCGATTGGTGTCAATGACCTTGCCGGGGCCGACCACGTTTTCCCACCATCCGGGCTTGGCATCGTCCGGCGAGTGATAGCCGGCAACGTGGTGATTGCTGCTCAGTGCATGGCAAATGAGTACGGCATTGCTGTGGTCCTCATTGAGCGTACCGTAGGTTTCATAGGCAATGTCATAGGCCGCGATGGTTCCGCCGCTGGCAAGCGTCAGCGCTTCGTCGAAATGCAGGGTCTGCGGACTGACCAGACCGACGGAATCGGCGGGAAGGGACTGGGACATCGGCTCGTTTGGTTCTTGTCGCGGATGCGATTCCGGCAACGGATCGTTGAGGGCAGTCTAAACAGGGTGTGGGCTTATCGCAACGGAGGGCTTGCCTGATCCCGGCTGCCGATTCCGCTTTCCGTCGGGATGGTTTGCGGATGACGTATCCGAACGGTCTTGTTCTTGCCGCGTTCGCCTTGCAACAGGACCACTTCGCGTCGTGCGACGCCGAAGGCAGAGGCAAGGAAGCGAAGCAGATGATCGTTAGCGGCCCCGTCCACGGGTGGTGCGGTGATTCGCAGTTTGAGGCGATCATCCAGGACGCCGGCGAAGGCGTCGCGACTCGATCTGGGCTGGACCCGGAGCTGAAGCACCAGATCCGTTCCTTCCCAGCGGTACCAGTGGCCAGGCACGTCACCTACAACAGGCTGATTGCGAAGGCCTTGATTGGTGCGACCAGGATCATGATGGTGAGCTGCAGCAGTATGAAGACAACGAAGGGAGACAGGTCCAGCCCTCCCATGGGCGGCAAGATGCGTCGCGCCGGGCGCAGCAGGGGCTCGGTCAGGCTGTAGAGCAGGCTGGCCACCGGGCTGCCATAGGCGCCGTGGGGGCTGACCCAGCTGAGTATGACCTGGACGAACAGGGCAAACATTTCGATATAGATCGCAAGCTGCAACAGGTCGGCAATGGCGAAAACCGCCAGTCCCGCGGGATGGGCAAATGACTGGCCACTCAATTGCAGCAGCCCGGCGAACAGGCGGTTGTCGCCGATGAGGAACAGTTCCACGAACTTCAGCACAAAAAGAAGCACGACCGCGGCCAGGTCGGCGCCCCACAGCCCCGGGATAATCTTGCGCAAGGGCAGCAGCAGCGGATTGGTGATGCGGACGATGGCCTGGGAAAGGGGGTTGTAGAAATCCGCCCGGGCCAGTTGCAGCAGGAAGCGCACCATGGTCAAGAGAATGAACAGGCCGAACACCACCTGGATCAGAAAGACCGTTGCGTTACCGAGATAGAAAAACATCGTTTAGTCCTTACCGAGTAATTGGGCCAGTTCACGCGACCGTGCGACCGCCTGGGCCAGCGCCTGGGCGAAATGTTCACGCATCCCGGCGTTCTCCAGGGCCTGAATGGCGCGTTCCGTGGTACCCCCGGGCGAGGTCACGCGCTCACGCAGACGCGCGGGCTCTTCCTCGTCTTCCAGTGCCATTTTGGCCGCGCCATAGGCGGTTTCCAGGGTCAGTAGGCGCGCGGTGTCCGGGTCGAGTCCCTGTTCGATGGCGGCGGCCTCCAGGGCCTCGATGACGAGCAGGAAATAGGCC
Proteins encoded in this window:
- the metW gene encoding methionine biosynthesis protein MetW: MTDQLARPDFAIIADWIRDGSRVLDLGCGDGTLLGYLQRTKKVSGYGIEIDDEDITQSIRNGINVIHMDLNEGLPEFDEDSFDFVVLSLTLQAMRRPDLVLQEMMRVGTEGIVTFPNFGHWRSRLQLALKGRMPVTAALPNHWYDTPNIHLCTIRDFEILCRRLGFRILERRAVDHVHKRSLGLRLLPNLLGQTALYRFRRAASA
- a CDS encoding homoserine O-acetyltransferase — its product is MSQSLPADSVGLVSPQTLHFDEALTLASGGTIAAYDIAYETYGTLNEDHSNAVLICHALSSNHHVAGYHSPDDAKPGWWENVVGPGKVIDTNRLFVVGVNNLGGCHGSTGPSSTDPATGKPFGPSFPIVTVKDWVRSQVRLSDSLGIERWAAVIGGSLGGMQVLQWSIDFPDRLRHAVVIAAAPKLTAQNIAFNEVARQAIRTDPEFHDGRFYDYNTEPVRGLRIARMLGHITYLSDDIMREKFGRDLRDGKIDFDFDVEFQVESYLRYQADSFVGRFDANTYLLMTKALDYFDPAADFGGNLTKAMAQATADFFVVSFTSDWRFAPSRSREIVRALHDNDLNVSYAEIKATHGHDAFLMKIPHYLDVMDAYMDRVAREVGT
- a CDS encoding DUF167 family protein, translating into MPGHWYRWEGTDLVLQLRVQPRSSRDAFAGVLDDRLKLRITAPPVDGAANDHLLRFLASAFGVARREVVLLQGERGKNKTVRIRHPQTIPTESGIGSRDQASPPLR
- a CDS encoding YggT family protein; this encodes MFFYLGNATVFLIQVVFGLFILLTMVRFLLQLARADFYNPLSQAIVRITNPLLLPLRKIIPGLWGADLAAVVLLFVLKFVELFLIGDNRLFAGLLQLSGQSFAHPAGLAVFAIADLLQLAIYIEMFALFVQVILSWVSPHGAYGSPVASLLYSLTEPLLRPARRILPPMGGLDLSPFVVFILLQLTIMILVAPIKAFAISLL